The window ATAGAAAGAAGCGGGTTCCTGAATGACTGCAGGGAATATTCACTTCAGATGTTCATAGGGGAGAAATTAATCCCACCCTCATTAAACCATACTGGATGACACCTGCATCTCTGATACCAGCCCCCCTAGATAGACTAATGGTATGTTCAACAGAGATATGCAGCTTTCCCCACTAAATTCATGCCTCCAACTGACTGGATTCAATGGCAGTTCCAGCTTTCCATTGCTCAGGCCAAAATCCTTGAAGGCCTTCTGTGTCCTGGCCCCGATGGGTACACAGTGTCAAACCGAGCCTTGCATTTGTGATTCATCCTGGTGCTTCCCCTGCATGGAGGACACCTGTGTACTTGTCCTAAAAATGTTAATACCCTTCCACCAAAGACCACTAGGAACGCATGTATAAGTCAAGAAGTTGGCTTTACTATTGCTGCTAGAAAGAAACTCACTAAGGGGAACTGGGCGTCTCAGAAAGAGTCATAGAGAGAACCTTCTATAGGATTTGGGGAGGTCCAGAGGAGCTCTAAGTTGGGTGCAATCAGAATTATAGGGACAACTCAGTGGTTAGAGAGCTCAATAAAGCTTACAAACTAGAAATGGAGATAGACAGACATAAATCTGCAATTGGTAGAAATAGTTGTGACTCAATTTAGCCAGGAGAGAATCGTGTTAGTGGAttgtaaaagtattttgtttttctgatctcAGAGTGCCCTTGTCTCATGTTGGTGTTTGATGAGATGGTTCATGTCCAGCACAACAATCTAGAGCCAGCCATGAGAGTCAGGCCAGCTGTGAAAACACTGAAGCCTAAATGTGAGAGTGGGGCCAGTCCCAGGAGATTAAGGGGTGCTTTTCTTAAAGTTTGGAAGTTGTCGCTTCTGCAACCACAGGCCCACAGCCTCTTTCTGTGACTCCAGGTAGGGGAGAGGAGGTGTCCAAGTCCCTTGGAGTTGAAGGGGTGGGTCTCTCTTGCTCAGGTCCTGGACCTTGGAGGTGCATCTTCAGCCCGCATCCTTGCCTAGCTTTTGTGACACTTGCCCCCAACCATGCATTAGTAGCTCTGATCTGTCCTCAGATCACATAGGACAGCATTGCTAGGCCTGTTTACTCTCTGGTTCCCACGTggtttccccttttctttcattAGAAAGGGATTGCTCTGCTTCTGATCTATTGACATTCCGCTCTGTCTTTGAGTGTTCTTAATCTTTCATGTCTCATTTGCACATAATATTTGGAGTTGAATGTGGTTGTTCTGGGAGTGAGCTGTCTTGATCTGGGGATAGATAAGAGACTTTTCATGACTTTCTCTGGGCTTATTTTCTTGGCATGTGGTACTTCCCACCATTTCCCATCATCAATGTGGCTCTTGCCACcgttatttattttctaagtattcTCTAGGACAttggaaaatactttgaaaataaataaacagcttTCTTGTCCCTTAAATGCCACCATAAAGGAATGGCAAGTCAGCTGTGGTGACATGTGCCTGAACTAAGgagattgaggtaggaggatggcttGGTCAAGGGactttgaggctagcctggacaacatTGTGAAACCCATTTCaaaaggagtggggaggggaggatcATACCATAACTGGTGGGCCTTCTACATAGCCTTTTGCCATATTTTGGCAACGAGACCAAGTATTTGAGGAGGAATACACTTGAACCtgatttagttttcttatctggGGACACAGAGAGATACAGGGAGCTTCAAATGTGTAGATAGTGTTCTCTCATTAAACTTTGATCCTATGATGACAGAGCCTTTATTTTTGCACAAGGCATGCCCAAACCACATTGAACTGGTGTTAATCACAGCACTGTCACTCTCTCAGTGTCACATTGAAAAAGAGAATTCTAGGATAGAGAAACAATGGAGCGTGTCTTGTATTCTTACTATATGAATAATGATCTTATGGGGTCAAAAAATATGCAGATAAAAGGGCAAGCAACCTTCTGGGGACTTGGGATGATAGTCCAAGGATTACTGCAGAAGAAGGGAGAATCCTGAAACACAGAGTAGACCCTGAGACACTGGAGGAGGATTTCTGGTGCTGGGACCAGGAGGTCCTCTCATCCTCCCACTTTAGCCTCACATTCTCCCAGAACATGGACGAGTCACAGGACTACAGGGCTGATCATTTAttgaaggggtagagaaagaccTTCTTCATGTAGAGTTGGCCTGGGTGTGGCAAAGAGAGAAATTTAGAGAAAGCCTTTGATTCTTGGTGAATGGATGAATCTTCCTCACCAATCCGGGAAGATCCTCGAAATCCAGGATGACACATTCATATGTGACAGTGGTAGAAATCAGGTGACAGAACTTGTCATAAGATGGTATAGCAATGAGGAAGGAGATAGGTGATGCTGGAGCCGAGGCGAGGAAACTTTCTCAGTGTCCTGAAGAGAACATGGAAACTCATCACTCATTCCTGGGATTGAACTGAGGATAAAGGGAAATTCTTATCTTGTAAACCCGGGTCTGTTCTTCAGGTTGGAGGACAATGGAAAGATGAGTCAGTTCCATTCTGTAGTGAGAAGTCAAGGATGTGCAGAATCAGAGAAGATATTCTTATCCTAACTGGAAGGTGAGATGGCTTCCTGGGCTTGGAAGATGGACCACAAACAGattcatatttatgtgggtttcatACTCACACCCTattcattctttttccatttaaacCTTCACGTCCTCATAACCTTAAGCTTGTTATGAGTCACTGAGCCTTTTTCTCCTCATCCCCTGCACGCAGCCCTCTATAAGGAGCACATCACTGCTTTCTTTTTTGGTTGCTTAGGCCATTTGTGCAAAAGTTCATGGTAAGACTAGGTCCTGACCCAAGGTCATGCAACTCTAAACTGTGTACCTCCCTCTGCAACAAAGATATTTGGAAGGGGAAAAAGTAAATTGGGTAGGAGAGCTTCTCATTGCCTGCCATCTGTGTGACATTGCCACAGCACATTGCCCAGGGCAGAGCACCAGATGTGTAATGCCAGTGGGCTTATAGAGAGTACAGAAAGCCCTCgatgttgtttttcttcatgcaatCTTTGGGCACAAGTCCCTAATGGTTTATGAAGGCACTGTTCCCTGGGCCACCCCTCTGCATGAGGGTCAGAGATCACCTACCTGGAGACTCAGGACTGTCCTCCACCTCGGGCCTGGATACAGCGGTCTGCAGAGGCAAAAGAGAAGACATTCAGAAAGACCATCCCTATTATATTTCCCTAAGAGAAATTGGATGCTTCTCCATGTTGGCACAAAGGAGACTGATTGTCTTCCCTGGGATTTTCCTTTTCTGAGGACATGAAGTTCAGGAGGAGAAAGCCAGCTAGCTAAACTTACCAACAGTGGTCAGGTCCAATATGTTTTCCTTAACAATTCCATATTTTTCACAAAGTTTTACAAGTTTCTTCTTGAGTTCTGAGCTCACATCTGGTGATCGACCTGTGAGAGTAGTGACATTACTGCTGTGACTTATGTCTTGACAATAGAGGAGAATGAGAGGACAGGGCTCCTGAagaacaggaaaatggatggtgaCATTGTATGTCAGGACCTGTTCTGAATCTGACATCAATAAGACATCTTTCTGGCACAATGAGAGATCTCATGATCTTCCCTTCAGGGTGACCCTGAGGACTCCCAAAGGTATACATCTGTCTTCAGTGGGGAAGAGAGGGTCCCGGATAACCTTGGGGAGATCATTTTGTGTCTAGGCTTCCTTCGTTCCCTTTCCTCCCACCCAAGATGAGTGTTAGCATGAAAATACTCTACCGTAGACCTCCAGCAGTTGGAATGTAttcccattatttttatttatgaggtAAATAATAATGTAGTTATCATAGTCCGTTTCGAGTActttaaatgtattatgtccatcATCTGTGAAGGAAATAGAATACAGCTCAGAACTTCTTTGGTTTGTGGGAAGCAATGAAAACTTTTTACCTATTCTTGCCCATGAAAAAATACAATGCATCTTCTAGAAGACACAGTGACGATGTCTAATGCCTTCCATTTGCAACTCCCCGGGCCTAATGAAGGACTTCTAAAAAGGACACTGGTAAATAGACCACGAGTGTAGAACATTCAGTCTCAGCAGCAACTCACCCTCTTTCTGAGACCTGTCCACCTCACCATCTCTGTCAATAATGCTGTCTGTCTTCCCAATAAGCCCTCTGGAATTCCATATCTGGTGCTACATCCTGGGCTATATGTGTGGCAATGGCCCCCAGGCATAATCACACAGATGGCAGAAAACGAGAAGCTATCCTACCCAGTTTACCTTTTCCCCTCCTGCCAATTACCTTTGTTGTAGAAGGAGGTACGTCTGACCAGACTGCATTCCTTTTTTGATGGTATTATAGGACTTGGCTTTGGCACCTAAGTTTTTCCTATATACAGGACATTGGCTATTAGATGGCCCCTATTATATTACTTTAATGAGAATTAATGAGTCATTGATAAATATCCTGATGATATTGGAGTTCAGTAAATTCCTTGCAGttggaaatatatttagaaagaacATTTGTGGTCTACTTACATTCAACAGAATATACACCATCCTCTTCTGTTTTGTCACAAACAAACTCAATTGCAGCACATACTCCATTTATACTGTAAAAGAGATCGAGTTGCTGCCCAGGACatattgatgaggctggcttccTTGTCCCCTATTCTACCTATAACCTGGGTTTCTGATTCCACctaacttttgaatattttttgtacaATTACCAAACAGATTTTCTTCATAATTGTTCCATTTACTTTGATACTTGGGAAATGACTTAAAAAGTGCTTGAACTGCTTGTCACCATTACTACTACGACTTCCCATACTTACTACTAATATACCACAACCACTCGTTAAGATCATTAGCTAAGTATGCACTAATGGTGCCTCTCAGCTGAGTTCTTTATGAATATCACCTGACTCAATCTTCACAAGAAATCTCGAAGGAGAATTTTTATCACCTGCTTTTGTTCATGGAAAATGAAAGTGGGAtgggatgaatttttttttttttgttactagggataaaccaaggggtgcttaacaactaagatacatccccagccatttttttatattttatttagtgtcagtgtctcactaagttgctaaagctggctttgaaaccACGATACTCctgctcagcctctgagccactgggattaaagttgtgcaccaccacacctggtcagGGATGGGTTTTCTTGGTCAACAGCTGGTAAAAACCAAATTCAGTCTGTTGATTCTAAATCCCATGCTCTTGAACTAATCCATATTGTCACGCTAACCTTGATTCTGATACCCCTCTGCCCTCTGCATCCCCCACTTCTAATCAATTTACTCCTGTATCCAACTCTTTATCCATGAATCTTGAAAACTCCCAGGTCTATCAAGTCCTGGGTCAGTTCAACTGAGGGACTGTGATTTTGGATGCATGCTCagtatgtatgtgcacatgtcTGTGTGCAtgagttggtgtgtgtgtgtgtgtgtgtgtgtgtgtgtgtttgggtttaAGATTATACCTActctttcattttccctttccCAACTAAAAAAGCCATACTTACATTATATGGAATTTAAAGCCTAAGGAAGAGTTCTTCAACGCATGGATATATTCCACAAAAACCCTCATGCTACCGTTTTCTTCTATCTTTTCCTTTTGATCAGAGGCCAGGAGAATGGAATACCACTTCC is drawn from Urocitellus parryii isolate mUroPar1 chromosome 4, mUroPar1.hap1, whole genome shotgun sequence and contains these coding sequences:
- the LOC144254344 gene encoding major urinary protein 20-like gives rise to the protein MKLLLLSLGLTLVCAHTEGTHDAVTSNFDPSKYSGKWYSILLASDQKEKIEENGSMRVFVEYIHALKNSSLGFKFHIIINGVCAAIEFVCDKTEEDGVYSVEYDGHNTFKVLETDYDNYIIIYLINKNNGNTFQLLEVYGRSPDVSSELKKKLVKLCEKYGIVKENILDLTTVDRCIQARGGGQS